From Sceloporus undulatus isolate JIND9_A2432 ecotype Alabama chromosome 6, SceUnd_v1.1, whole genome shotgun sequence, one genomic window encodes:
- the LOC121933536 gene encoding transcription initiation factor TFIID subunit 9-like, whose product MAAVEAAKMASPKSAPKDAQVMAQILKDMGITEYEPRVINQMLEFAYRYVTTILEDAKIYSSHAKKSSVDADDVRLAIQCRTDQSFTSPPPRDFLLDIARQKNQTPLPLIKPYSGPRLPPDRYCLTAPNYRLKSLQKKVSSSAGRITVPRLSVGAVTSRPSTPTLGTPSAQAVSVSAKVGTPVSLTGQRFTVQIPTSQTSVKSATPTTPTVQNVLINPSLIGSKNILITTNMVQSQGASGESNALKRKHEDDDDYDNL is encoded by the exons ATGGCGGCGGTGGAGGCAGCCAAAATGGCGTCCCCCAAGAGCGCCCCAAAGGATGCCCAG GTGATGGCACAGATCCTGAAGGACATGGGCATCACTGAGTATGAGCCGCGGGTGATCAACCAGATGCTGGAGTTTGCATACA GGTATGTGACGACCATCTTAGAAGATGCCAAAATCTATTCCAGTCATGCCAAGAAGTCCAGTGTGGATGCTGATGATGTGAGATTGGCCATTCAGTGCCGTACGGATCAGTCCTtcacctctcctcctcccagagAT TTTTTGCTAGATATTGCAAGACAGAAAAACCAAACACCTTTGCCTCTGATTAAACCATACTCTGGACCAAGGTTGCCACCAGACCGATACTGCCTTACAGCACCAAATTATAGGCTGAAGTCCTTACAGAAAAAG GTATCTTCCTCTGCTGGAAGGATAACTGTGCCACGGCTCAGTGTCGGGGCTGTCACTAGCCGTCCCAGCACACCCACTTTAG GAACCCCTTCGGCACAGGCAGTGTCGGTATCGGCAAAAGTCGGGACTCCTGTTTCTCTGACAGGTCAAAGATTCACAGTACAGATCCCCACATCTCAAACGTCGGTAAAGTCAG caACTCCCACCACTCCGACAGTTCAGAACGTGCTGATCAACCCATCCTTGATTGGATCCAAAAACATCCTCATCACCACCAACATGGTGCAGTCGCAGGGTGCATCTGGCGAGTCAAATGCGTTGAAAAGGAAGCACGAGGATGACGATGATTATGACAACTTGTGA